In Labilithrix sp., a single genomic region encodes these proteins:
- a CDS encoding IS91 family transposase codes for MRAHALSPDQHAVLRAVARCRTAALGGHVDVCDACGYGAIAYNSCRNRHCPKCQALSQSRWINRRMERVLPTHAFHVVFTIPSELHGLALVNREEIFDILFAAAAESLLELGRDRRWLGAELGITSVLHTWTRDLRFHPHVHCVVSGGGLSPDGTEWIAARPEFLFPVRVLGALFRGKFLDRLARLYDRGALRLDGPAAGLADKTRFARVKDKLHRTRWVVYAKRPFGGPEQVFRYLGRYTHRVGLSNRRLVSLDERGVTFRTHGERTATLAPDEFLRRFLLHVLPKGYVKIRHHGLMAASNVTTRLVAARRLLDRAPLPAAPEVSRSPADFRELLLALTGVDLRSCPRCGELAMRRHPLPLTLAGPTPPDTS; via the coding sequence GTGCGCGCGCACGCCCTCTCGCCGGATCAGCACGCCGTCCTCCGCGCCGTCGCGCGGTGCCGGACGGCGGCGCTGGGCGGACACGTCGACGTGTGCGACGCGTGCGGCTACGGCGCGATCGCCTACAACTCGTGCCGCAACCGTCACTGCCCAAAGTGCCAGGCATTGAGCCAGTCGCGATGGATCAACCGGCGGATGGAGCGCGTCCTGCCGACCCACGCCTTCCACGTGGTCTTCACGATCCCCTCCGAGCTCCACGGCCTCGCGCTCGTCAACCGCGAAGAGATCTTCGACATCCTCTTCGCCGCAGCGGCCGAGTCGCTCCTCGAGCTCGGGCGCGATCGCCGGTGGCTCGGCGCCGAGCTCGGGATCACGAGCGTCCTGCATACGTGGACGCGCGACCTTCGCTTCCACCCCCACGTCCACTGCGTCGTCTCCGGCGGCGGCCTCTCCCCCGACGGCACCGAATGGATCGCCGCGCGTCCCGAGTTCCTGTTCCCGGTCCGCGTCCTCGGCGCGCTCTTCCGCGGCAAGTTCCTCGACCGCCTCGCCCGCCTCTACGATCGCGGCGCGCTTCGGCTCGACGGTCCCGCCGCGGGGCTCGCCGACAAGACGCGCTTCGCGCGTGTGAAGGACAAGCTCCATCGGACGCGATGGGTCGTCTACGCCAAGCGCCCCTTCGGCGGCCCCGAGCAGGTCTTCCGCTATCTCGGCCGCTACACGCACCGCGTCGGCCTCTCGAATCGCCGCCTCGTCTCGCTCGACGAGCGCGGCGTCACATTCCGCACGCACGGCGAGCGGACCGCCACCCTCGCGCCCGACGAGTTCCTCCGGCGCTTCCTCCTTCATGTCCTGCCGAAGGGCTACGTCAAGATCCGGCACCACGGCCTGATGGCCGCGAGCAACGTCACGACTCGGCTCGTCGCGGCTCGTCGCCTCCTTGATCGTGCCCCGCTGCCCGCTGCTCCCGAGGTCTCGCGGAGCCCCGCCGACTTCCGCGAACTCCTCCTCGCGCTCACCGGCGTCGACCTCCGGAGCTGTCCCCGCTGCGGCGAGCTCGCGATGCGCCGCCACCCGCTCCCCCTGACCCTCGCCGGGCCGACGCCGCCGGACACTTCATGA
- a CDS encoding tryptophan 2,3-dioxygenase, with amino-acid sequence MSKRDFEPGIVVDLATGTTYGDYLCLDQILTAQKPRSTEGRHDEMLFIIQHQTSELWMRLMIHELDAAIESVKNDKLEPCFKILARVGQIQRMLFEQWSVLETMTPNEYLTFRPALGPASGFQSFQYRAIEFALGNKDPKTLGPHKNNPAVHADLQARLERPSLYDEFLRYLARRGHPVPANRIERDFTQPYESSPAIVDIFRAVYQDTARYWSEYDMCEKLIDVEERFQLWRFRHVTTVKRVIGFKRGTGGSSGVPFLEKALLTVFFPELWDVRTSLESPRQ; translated from the coding sequence ATGAGCAAGCGTGACTTCGAGCCCGGCATCGTCGTCGACCTGGCGACCGGGACGACGTACGGCGACTACCTCTGCCTCGATCAGATCCTGACCGCGCAGAAGCCGCGATCGACGGAGGGTCGTCACGACGAGATGCTCTTCATCATCCAGCATCAGACGTCGGAGCTCTGGATGCGCCTGATGATCCACGAGCTCGACGCCGCGATCGAGTCGGTGAAAAACGACAAGCTCGAGCCGTGCTTCAAGATCCTCGCGCGCGTCGGGCAGATCCAGCGGATGCTCTTCGAGCAGTGGAGCGTCCTCGAGACGATGACGCCGAACGAGTACCTCACGTTCCGTCCCGCGCTCGGCCCGGCGAGCGGCTTCCAGTCCTTTCAATACCGCGCGATCGAGTTCGCGCTCGGCAACAAGGACCCGAAGACGCTCGGCCCGCACAAGAACAACCCCGCCGTCCACGCCGACCTCCAGGCGCGCCTCGAGCGGCCGTCGCTCTACGACGAGTTCCTCCGCTACCTCGCGCGCCGCGGCCACCCCGTCCCCGCCAACCGCATCGAGCGGGACTTCACGCAGCCGTACGAGTCGAGCCCCGCGATCGTCGACATCTTCCGCGCGGTCTATCAAGACACCGCGCGGTACTGGAGCGAATACGACATGTGCGAGAAGCTCATCGACGTCGAGGAGCGCTTCCAGCTCTGGCGCTTCCGCCACGTGACGACGGTGAAGCGCGTCATCGGCTTCAAGCGCGGCACGGGCGGGAGCTCGGGCGTGCCCTTCCTCGAGAAGGCGCTCCTCACCGTGTTCTTCCCCGAGCTCTGGGACGTCCGCACGTCGCTCGAGAGCCCGCGCCAATGA
- a CDS encoding DUF4328 domain-containing protein, with protein sequence MNEEHPAAHLQESVAALRRRATFAVVGLAAAMLARGIDLVLREWSIVLLEPVRASGEAASPELLAQLTTADATIDAIVVAVTVTFVVTGFFFIRWMHRLVALTRALGATIPWTPSQAGWAFIIPFISLVRPYQVLSSTRAALEPENVAPPAPRVDPSAQGDYRSTAFIVPAPAQRLPAALIGLWWGAFLVLSLGGRLLPKDMSTVDKVVSAYQMSMFVDAAALVAGALAITVVRGLTARLEERFRRIRASTPEALAAQGIELGA encoded by the coding sequence ATGAACGAGGAGCATCCGGCGGCGCACCTGCAGGAGTCGGTCGCGGCGCTCCGCCGTCGCGCGACGTTCGCCGTCGTCGGGCTCGCCGCGGCGATGCTCGCGCGCGGGATCGACCTCGTGTTGCGCGAGTGGTCCATCGTGCTCCTCGAGCCGGTCCGCGCCTCCGGCGAGGCGGCGAGCCCCGAGCTCCTCGCGCAGCTCACGACCGCGGACGCGACGATCGACGCGATCGTCGTCGCCGTCACCGTCACGTTCGTCGTGACCGGGTTCTTCTTCATTCGCTGGATGCACCGCCTCGTCGCGCTCACGCGGGCGCTCGGGGCGACGATCCCGTGGACGCCGTCGCAGGCCGGCTGGGCGTTCATCATCCCGTTCATCAGCCTCGTTCGCCCGTACCAGGTGCTCTCCTCCACGCGCGCCGCGCTCGAGCCGGAGAACGTCGCGCCGCCCGCGCCGCGCGTCGATCCGTCCGCGCAAGGCGACTACCGGAGCACCGCGTTCATCGTGCCCGCGCCCGCGCAGAGGCTCCCGGCCGCGTTGATCGGGCTGTGGTGGGGCGCCTTCCTCGTCCTGAGCCTCGGCGGCCGGCTCCTGCCCAAGGACATGAGCACGGTGGACAAGGTCGTCTCCGCTTACCAGATGAGCATGTTCGTGGACGCGGCGGCCCTCGTCGCGGGGGCGCTCGCGATCACGGTCGTGCGCGGCCTGACCGCGCGTCTCGAGGAGCGCTTCCGCCGGATCCGCGCGTCGACGCCGGAGGCCCTCGCGGCGCAGGGCATCGAGCTCGGCGCCTGA
- a CDS encoding SGNH/GDSL hydrolase family protein, with amino-acid sequence MRSAFSLALAVLAIGCKDRLPAPPPAPVVSSADGGADPVTQEIRYLALGDSISQGGGAPNPEAVSFPGKLSERWRAKGCKVTLENLGVSHYTAADVIKDEVPQIETFKPTLITFQVGSNDVATNVPPDTFRAQVKTILAAAKKSGARVIVLGQNEWFRSPDGPGYGGTLEKRDRYDAILFDEAKASGAEVVDLRLLYRQQADKKQWAEDGIHPTPAAYDEMATELARVIPAPCGKP; translated from the coding sequence GTGAGGTCCGCCTTTTCGCTCGCGCTCGCCGTCCTCGCGATCGGCTGCAAAGATCGCCTCCCCGCGCCGCCCCCGGCGCCCGTCGTCTCGAGCGCCGACGGCGGCGCCGATCCGGTCACGCAGGAGATCCGCTACCTCGCGCTCGGCGACTCGATCAGCCAGGGCGGCGGCGCGCCGAACCCCGAGGCCGTCTCGTTCCCCGGCAAGCTCTCCGAGCGGTGGCGCGCGAAGGGCTGCAAGGTCACGCTCGAGAACCTCGGCGTCTCGCACTACACCGCCGCCGACGTGATCAAGGACGAGGTCCCCCAGATCGAGACGTTCAAGCCGACGCTCATCACGTTCCAGGTCGGCTCGAACGACGTCGCGACCAACGTGCCGCCCGATACGTTCCGCGCGCAGGTGAAGACGATCCTCGCCGCGGCGAAGAAGAGCGGCGCGCGCGTGATCGTGCTCGGTCAAAACGAGTGGTTCCGCTCGCCCGACGGGCCGGGCTACGGCGGCACGCTCGAGAAGCGCGATCGCTACGACGCGATCCTCTTCGACGAAGCGAAGGCGAGCGGCGCGGAGGTCGTCGACCTGCGTCTCCTCTATCGCCAGCAGGCCGACAAGAAGCAGTGGGCCGAGGACGGCATTCACCCCACGCCCGCCGCGTACGACGAGATGGCGACGGAGCTCGCGCGCGTCATCCCCGCGCCGTGCGGGAAGCCCTGA
- a CDS encoding fatty acid desaturase produces the protein MPQPNVDPSTIDCHAFFRELRAIRLEAEAALGEEDIRHLRRTILYGRTATAVGLATAWFPNPLSMAALALGRSTRWIVMHHIGHRGYDRVPGVPEEFTSRTFAKGWRRFVDWSDWMLPEAWKYEHNVLHHTNTGELKDPDLVERNTHWVRGLDVPDAVKAGIIGLLAMTWRPFYYAPNTVSTWLSRGKSLAFTDETAEKVPRYRRTLYLQCYAPYVFHHFVALPALFLPLGPFAAMSAFVNSLGAEALCGIHTFLVIAPNHTGDDVYRFDAPSESHAESAVRQVLGSVNYATGTELVDYAQLWLNYQIEHHLFPDLPMLAYRKIQPKVQALCAKHGIPYVQESLWKRAKQLVSIAVGRTSMKRASRVGKAPLETARAAAE, from the coding sequence GTGCCGCAACCGAACGTCGACCCCAGCACCATCGATTGTCACGCTTTCTTCCGCGAGCTCCGGGCGATCCGGCTCGAAGCCGAGGCCGCGCTCGGCGAAGAGGACATCCGCCACCTCCGGCGGACCATCCTCTACGGGCGCACCGCGACCGCGGTCGGCCTCGCGACGGCGTGGTTCCCGAACCCGCTCAGCATGGCGGCGCTCGCGCTCGGGCGCAGCACGCGCTGGATCGTGATGCATCACATCGGCCATCGCGGCTACGACCGCGTGCCGGGCGTGCCGGAGGAATTCACGAGCCGCACGTTCGCGAAGGGCTGGCGCCGCTTCGTCGACTGGTCGGACTGGATGCTGCCGGAGGCCTGGAAGTACGAGCACAACGTGCTCCACCACACGAACACGGGCGAGCTCAAGGACCCGGACCTCGTCGAGCGCAACACGCACTGGGTCCGTGGCCTCGACGTCCCGGACGCGGTGAAGGCCGGCATCATCGGTCTCCTCGCGATGACGTGGCGCCCGTTCTACTACGCGCCGAACACGGTCTCGACGTGGCTCTCGCGCGGCAAGAGCCTCGCCTTCACCGACGAGACGGCGGAGAAGGTGCCGCGCTACCGGCGCACGCTCTACCTCCAGTGCTACGCGCCGTACGTCTTCCATCACTTCGTCGCGCTCCCGGCGCTGTTCCTGCCGCTCGGTCCCTTCGCGGCGATGAGCGCGTTCGTGAACTCGCTCGGCGCCGAGGCGCTATGCGGCATTCACACGTTCCTCGTCATCGCCCCGAACCACACCGGCGACGACGTGTACCGCTTCGACGCTCCGTCGGAGTCGCACGCGGAGTCGGCGGTCCGCCAGGTCCTCGGCTCGGTGAACTACGCGACCGGCACCGAGCTCGTCGACTACGCGCAGCTCTGGCTCAATTATCAAATCGAGCACCACCTCTTTCCCGATTTGCCGATGTTGGCCTATCGGAAAATCCAGCCGAAGGTCCAAGCGCTCTGCGCGAAACACGGTATTCCGTACGTGCAGGAGAGCCTCTGGAAGCGCGCGAAGCAGCTCGTGTCGATCGCGGTCGGCCGTACTTCGATGAAGCGCGCGAGCCGCGTCGGCAAGGCCCCGCTGGAGACCGCGCGCGCCGCCGCTGAGTAG
- a CDS encoding aminotransferase class V-fold PLP-dependent enzyme, translating into MNQERLDAARLRPFYSSFLQPGRLLLTGHSHQAWPDVAREGLLEAFTLAAAHVDDKWDAVFAAQSELRAHIATRIGAQADEIAFAPNTHELVARFLSALPLAKRPHVVTTTGEFHSAFRQLKRLAEEGVSVTFVDALPAATLTERLAAAVTERTSAVLASTVLFETSSVVHGASELVDRAERLGARVLLDAYHAFDVVPFTVPERAFLVAGGYKYAQWGEGVCFLRVPSGSDLRPVYTGWFAGFADLANRRTDGAVAYAADGATRFAGSTFDPTSTLRARAVARFFEEQGMTPEALRATSLAQTARILAAARELPRVSIATPVEDADRGGFVALRTPEAGALSKALRADGVFTDARGEMLRFGPAPYLLDDEIDEALARLRARL; encoded by the coding sequence ATGAACCAGGAGAGGCTCGACGCCGCGCGGCTGCGACCGTTCTACTCCTCCTTCTTGCAGCCGGGGCGGCTCTTGCTGACGGGGCACTCGCATCAAGCGTGGCCCGACGTCGCGCGCGAGGGGCTGCTCGAGGCCTTCACGCTCGCGGCCGCGCACGTCGACGACAAGTGGGACGCGGTCTTCGCCGCGCAGTCCGAGCTCCGCGCGCACATCGCGACACGCATCGGCGCGCAGGCCGACGAGATCGCGTTCGCGCCGAACACGCACGAGCTCGTCGCGCGGTTCCTCTCCGCGCTGCCGCTCGCGAAGCGGCCGCACGTCGTCACGACGACGGGCGAGTTCCACTCCGCGTTCCGCCAGCTGAAGCGGCTCGCGGAGGAGGGCGTCTCCGTCACGTTCGTCGACGCGCTGCCGGCCGCGACGCTCACGGAGCGCCTCGCGGCCGCGGTGACGGAGCGCACGAGCGCGGTGCTCGCGTCGACGGTGCTCTTCGAGACGAGCAGCGTCGTGCACGGCGCCAGCGAGCTCGTCGATCGCGCGGAGCGCCTCGGCGCGCGGGTGCTCCTCGACGCGTACCACGCGTTCGACGTCGTGCCGTTCACGGTGCCGGAGCGCGCCTTCCTCGTCGCGGGCGGCTACAAGTACGCGCAGTGGGGCGAGGGCGTCTGCTTCCTCCGCGTGCCGAGCGGGAGCGACCTGCGTCCGGTGTACACCGGCTGGTTCGCGGGCTTCGCCGACCTCGCGAACCGCCGCACCGACGGCGCCGTCGCGTACGCGGCCGACGGCGCGACGCGCTTCGCCGGCTCGACGTTCGATCCCACGAGCACGCTCCGCGCGCGTGCGGTCGCGCGCTTCTTCGAGGAGCAGGGCATGACGCCGGAGGCGCTCCGCGCGACGTCGCTCGCGCAGACGGCGCGGATCCTCGCGGCGGCGCGGGAGCTGCCGCGCGTGAGCATCGCGACGCCGGTGGAGGACGCCGATCGAGGTGGTTTCGTCGCGCTGCGAACACCGGAGGCGGGAGCGCTCTCGAAGGCGCTCCGCGCCGACGGCGTCTTCACCGACGCGCGCGGCGAGATGCTGCGCTTCGGCCCCGCGCCGTACCTCCTCGACGACGAGATCGACGAGGCGCTCGCGCGTCTCCGCGCGCGCCTCTGA
- a CDS encoding RHS repeat-associated core domain-containing protein produces MRGGTSDTNPGFQPFGFAGGLWDRDMGLVRFGARDYDPTTGRWTSKDQSRFGGGLNFYAYANNDPANFVDQSGRSPTVAGAAAGAAFGPIGAALGAGLGTTIGAMCVTGIWNCTPSDGAPFDPNAPPIPGGSGGAPAIPEDDADTPLDSGGGICGARRSKLSACKDACHQGAVGREAFAAS; encoded by the coding sequence ATGCGTGGGGGGACCAGCGATACGAACCCGGGCTTCCAGCCCTTCGGGTTCGCGGGAGGGCTGTGGGATCGCGACATGGGGCTGGTGCGGTTCGGAGCGCGGGACTACGACCCGACGACCGGGCGGTGGACCAGTAAGGACCAAAGCCGCTTTGGTGGTGGCCTGAACTTCTACGCGTACGCGAACAACGATCCGGCCAACTTCGTCGACCAAAGCGGACGCAGCCCGACCGTCGCTGGAGCTGCGGCGGGAGCCGCATTCGGCCCGATTGGGGCGGCGCTCGGCGCAGGCCTGGGGACGACGATTGGCGCCATGTGCGTGACGGGAATCTGGAATTGCACACCATCCGATGGCGCGCCATTCGATCCGAACGCGCCCCCCATCCCCGGTGGCTCGGGCGGAGCTCCAGCGATACCCGAGGATGACGCCGATACGCCGCTCGACTCGGGTGGAGGCATCTGTGGAGCGAGGAGGTCGAAGCTCAGCGCGTGCAAAGATGCTTGCCACCAGGGGGCGGTTGGACGCGAAGCGTTTGCCGCAAGCTGA